A window from Caballeronia sp. Lep1P3 encodes these proteins:
- a CDS encoding nuclease-related domain-containing protein, with protein sequence MLIKLLIAVGGYYLYRRSKARRRPRTSHSARTVPRSADAIGAAGEAATQAKLRKTLRCLCGEEFYLHDGPLVIEHAPGTAFPTAEIDHLAVTPFGIFVFETKNWSGHIAPSAMPGNLTRTSHNGETDDRRSPIAQNRTKLRFLREQLPGMWPVAGAGIFTSPTAVLHRDLSTDLLSLEELPYWLRLKRDSFKERSPVDVRRATAAVLMYADTSPKALTAHKARVVA encoded by the coding sequence ATGCTTATCAAACTACTGATCGCCGTCGGCGGCTACTACCTATATAGACGGTCTAAAGCACGGCGTCGCCCGCGCACTTCGCATTCGGCGCGGACAGTGCCACGTTCGGCGGACGCGATCGGCGCTGCGGGCGAGGCTGCGACGCAGGCGAAGCTGCGCAAGACCCTCCGCTGCCTGTGCGGCGAGGAGTTTTATCTGCATGATGGTCCGTTGGTGATCGAACACGCACCGGGGACGGCCTTTCCAACGGCAGAAATCGACCACCTTGCGGTCACGCCCTTCGGGATTTTCGTTTTTGAGACGAAAAATTGGTCCGGGCACATTGCGCCGTCAGCGATGCCCGGGAATCTCACCCGAACTTCGCACAACGGTGAAACGGACGATAGGCGCTCCCCGATAGCGCAGAACCGGACCAAGCTCCGATTTCTTCGTGAACAACTGCCAGGCATGTGGCCGGTTGCCGGTGCCGGCATTTTCACATCGCCCACGGCCGTGCTTCACCGGGACCTGTCGACCGATCTGCTCTCGCTGGAGGAGTTGCCCTACTGGCTGCGACTCAAGCGCGATTCGTTCAAAGAAAGATCGCCGGTGGACGTCCGTCGCGCCACGGCGGCCGTACTGATGTACGCCGACACCTCACCAAAGGCGCTTACTGCCCACAAGGCGCGGGTGGTCGCGTAA
- a CDS encoding primase-helicase zinc-binding domain-containing protein, with product MNIKDIKLSPEQWVALLQKYGVPASSLTGKGAPCPICGGNDRFTYDNNRGRGDWLCRKCNDGDRKAGDGFELICKAAGMTFRELMIELEGGSLADARQNRAQPAAPAAPAPGRKVDPEWARKRLDSMWDRATLVGSDGVVPRYLRERVPGLTVAPSAALRMAMLDYRHEKKVIGQWPGILARFTLPDGRLGTLHRTFLERSKPAKASIVTNDGEILPAKLNDVTLHKLNGGAVRLMDPVDGEIGVAEGLETAYAAHMLFGVPVWYCLNRILLADFVVPDGLGIRVVHIFADFDAVDPRTGKSPGVDAALKLAKRLRAEGYTAMVHRPKKRETDFADEWCASQAAHRPSVAMVVRRDEREALHV from the coding sequence ATGAATATCAAGGACATTAAGCTGTCCCCGGAACAGTGGGTTGCGTTGCTCCAGAAGTATGGAGTGCCCGCAAGCTCATTGACCGGGAAGGGCGCACCCTGTCCCATCTGCGGCGGAAACGACCGCTTCACCTACGACAACAACCGCGGCCGCGGCGACTGGCTCTGCCGCAAGTGCAACGACGGTGACCGAAAAGCCGGCGACGGCTTCGAGCTCATCTGCAAGGCCGCCGGAATGACCTTCCGCGAACTCATGATCGAGCTCGAAGGCGGCAGCCTGGCCGATGCGCGGCAGAACCGAGCACAACCGGCAGCCCCGGCAGCCCCGGCGCCTGGCCGAAAGGTCGATCCCGAGTGGGCGCGCAAGCGCCTCGACTCAATGTGGGATCGAGCGACGCTGGTCGGTTCCGACGGCGTAGTTCCGCGGTACCTGCGCGAGCGGGTGCCGGGTCTGACTGTGGCCCCGTCCGCGGCGCTGCGCATGGCGATGCTCGATTACCGCCACGAGAAGAAAGTTATCGGTCAGTGGCCGGGCATCCTCGCTCGCTTTACGCTGCCGGACGGCCGACTCGGAACGCTGCACCGAACGTTCCTTGAACGCTCGAAACCTGCGAAGGCGTCGATCGTCACTAACGATGGCGAGATCCTTCCAGCCAAGCTGAACGACGTGACGCTTCATAAGCTCAACGGCGGCGCAGTCCGGCTGATGGATCCAGTCGATGGCGAGATCGGCGTCGCGGAAGGTCTCGAGACGGCGTATGCCGCGCACATGCTCTTCGGTGTGCCGGTCTGGTACTGCCTGAATCGAATCCTTCTCGCCGATTTCGTTGTGCCGGACGGCCTCGGAATCCGCGTCGTCCACATTTTCGCGGACTTCGATGCGGTCGATCCCCGCACCGGTAAATCGCCGGGCGTCGATGCCGCATTGAAGCTGGCGAAGCGGCTGCGAGCTGAAGGCTACACGGCTATGGTTCACCGGCCGAAAAAGCGGGAAACCGATTTTGCCGACGAGTGGTGTGCATCACAGGCAGCACATCGCCCGTCCGTAGCAATGGTGGTGCGCCGCGACGAACGCGAAGCGCTGCACGTTTGA
- a CDS encoding integrase domain-containing protein — translation MSVTVNVRSELRRYNLPEDFKIELERLLEDNVARVHSRTRVSRNPLSLKTQAYRIQKICHAFVELRENGYALKSPWALKQKHVEALVDIWVRKKLTGGTIENKLTYLRALAEWMHKPNLIGPLESYVDRKEHGLVRSYIATEDKSWDGNGVDSIEKMAEIAHTDRYVAVQLRLQLTFGLRVEESFLLRPVESVGDDGMLHVTRGTKGGRNRVVPIGDGLDVLKEAAALTNSVSKTTIPLGYTKQQWKDRFYRVLRKHGVRKSALGITAHGLRHQNFHTMYEALAGVKAPVKGTGEIAPKAQHEEARRQVVEAAGHSRPSIANAYLSTHRVQQQKATDVTLDQVHDAIAKFNGNKKAAANFLQISRQSVYRILEGRAVSVTNSRKS, via the coding sequence ATGTCGGTCACCGTCAACGTCCGCTCAGAACTTCGTCGCTACAATTTGCCAGAGGACTTCAAAATCGAACTGGAACGGCTTCTTGAGGACAACGTCGCTCGCGTGCACAGCCGGACTCGCGTAAGTAGAAACCCGCTGTCATTGAAGACACAGGCATATCGGATTCAGAAGATCTGCCACGCATTCGTGGAGCTTCGCGAGAACGGATACGCGCTGAAATCTCCGTGGGCCCTGAAGCAGAAGCACGTCGAGGCACTTGTGGACATCTGGGTTCGTAAGAAGCTGACGGGCGGAACAATCGAAAACAAGCTGACCTATCTTCGCGCACTCGCCGAGTGGATGCATAAGCCAAACCTTATCGGCCCGTTGGAAAGCTACGTTGACCGCAAAGAGCACGGTCTTGTTCGCTCGTACATCGCCACCGAGGACAAGTCGTGGGACGGCAATGGAGTCGATTCGATCGAGAAGATGGCGGAGATCGCGCATACCGACAGGTATGTCGCTGTCCAACTCCGCCTGCAGTTGACCTTCGGTTTGCGCGTCGAGGAAAGCTTCCTCTTGCGCCCTGTTGAGTCAGTCGGCGATGACGGGATGCTCCACGTCACACGGGGGACAAAAGGCGGTCGAAACCGGGTCGTCCCGATCGGTGACGGCCTAGACGTACTGAAGGAGGCGGCAGCGCTGACGAACTCGGTTTCGAAGACCACGATCCCGCTCGGATATACGAAGCAGCAGTGGAAAGACCGGTTCTACCGTGTGCTACGCAAGCACGGAGTGCGGAAGAGCGCGCTCGGAATAACTGCCCACGGTCTACGTCACCAAAACTTCCACACCATGTACGAAGCGTTGGCAGGCGTTAAAGCGCCGGTTAAGGGAACAGGCGAGATTGCGCCGAAGGCGCAGCACGAGGAGGCCAGGCGTCAGGTGGTCGAAGCGGCAGGTCACAGCCGACCCTCGATTGCAAACGCGTATCTATCGACGCACAGGGTCCAGCAGCAAAAGGCGACGGACGTTACCCTCGATCAGGTGCATGATGCCATCGCTAAGTTCAACGGCAACAAAAAGGCTGCCGCAAACTTCCTTCAGATCTCAAGGCAAAGCGTGTATCGGATCCTCGAGGGAAGAGCCGTGAGTGTGACAAATAGCAGAAAGTCCTAA
- a CDS encoding PRTRC system protein D — protein MKTQVFAVDVGYGNTKCAFRMGSDLATMMFPSLAPLRVSEAVSSFANGVLSDRKVAAIEIDGTVYEVGPGVERSSAYGNAGRTLSEDFCTTPNYAALLYGALHFAGVTDVERLVLGLPVHSIGKYADSVRDAFSGTLTFGEHKVRIGSVKVIPQPLGSLVSFSEYGGDAFDRENEHIVIDVGYFTTDWVVASGFTMNDGRSNGVPGGASQVYKRIASLIGEEKGEIVTDIEKLDKCLRMKKPFLFYSDEIDLAPYLEKSQAVIRSTVKTIQEKVGNTGTVRSIVLSGGGAALYESAVREAFPKNRVQLMDAPCFANVKGFLIVGESTLARERKLGVAA, from the coding sequence ATGAAAACACAGGTTTTTGCAGTTGATGTTGGTTACGGCAATACCAAATGCGCGTTTCGTATGGGCTCGGACCTCGCGACGATGATGTTTCCTTCGCTCGCCCCGCTTCGCGTCAGCGAGGCGGTCTCGAGTTTCGCCAACGGTGTGCTGTCCGATCGCAAAGTGGCTGCCATTGAAATCGATGGAACAGTGTATGAAGTCGGTCCCGGCGTTGAAAGATCGTCAGCTTATGGGAACGCAGGCCGGACGCTGTCTGAGGACTTCTGCACAACGCCGAACTACGCGGCGCTGCTCTACGGCGCCCTTCACTTCGCCGGCGTGACGGACGTCGAACGTCTAGTTCTGGGCTTACCAGTTCATAGCATCGGCAAGTACGCCGACTCCGTGCGCGACGCGTTCAGCGGCACGCTGACATTTGGTGAGCACAAAGTGCGTATCGGCAGCGTGAAAGTCATCCCGCAGCCTCTCGGTTCGCTCGTCTCTTTTTCCGAGTACGGCGGCGATGCTTTCGATCGGGAAAACGAACACATCGTAATTGATGTCGGCTATTTCACGACCGACTGGGTGGTCGCAAGTGGCTTCACAATGAACGACGGGCGTAGCAACGGGGTTCCTGGCGGTGCATCCCAGGTCTATAAGCGCATCGCATCGCTGATTGGCGAAGAAAAGGGCGAGATCGTTACCGACATTGAGAAGCTCGATAAATGCCTGCGGATGAAGAAGCCGTTCCTTTTCTACAGCGACGAGATTGACCTCGCACCGTACTTGGAAAAGTCGCAAGCAGTGATCCGGAGCACCGTCAAAACAATCCAGGAAAAGGTCGGCAACACCGGTACGGTTCGCTCAATCGTCTTGAGCGGTGGTGGCGCAGCTCTCTACGAGTCAGCAGTACGTGAAGCGTTTCCGAAGAATCGAGTTCAATTGATGGACGCGCCGTGCTTCGCGAACGTGAAGGGCTTCTTGATCGTCGGTGAATCGACGCTTGCGCGTGAGCGCAAGCTGGGAGTGGCAGCATGA
- the ssb gene encoding single-stranded DNA-binding protein, with translation MASVNKVILVGNLGADPETRYLPSGDAVANIRLATTDRYKDKSSGEMKEQTEWHRVSFFGRLAEIVNGYLKKGSSVYIEGRIRTRKYTDQAGQERYSTEIVADQMQMLGGRSTGDRSSNDGLESQRPARQERSQQPRSSNPTPANREPQSTSYGGGGGFDDMDDIPFNAYLTRREWAAI, from the coding sequence ATGGCATCAGTAAACAAGGTCATCCTCGTGGGCAACCTCGGAGCCGACCCGGAAACGCGTTATCTGCCGAGCGGCGACGCGGTGGCAAACATTCGACTGGCAACGACCGATCGCTACAAGGACAAGTCCTCGGGCGAAATGAAGGAGCAGACCGAGTGGCATCGCGTTTCTTTCTTCGGTCGGCTGGCTGAAATCGTCAACGGGTATCTGAAGAAGGGCTCGTCGGTGTACATCGAAGGCAGAATCCGCACGCGCAAGTACACGGACCAAGCTGGGCAAGAGCGGTATTCGACGGAAATCGTCGCAGACCAGATGCAAATGCTCGGCGGCCGCTCTACCGGTGATCGTTCGTCCAATGACGGTCTCGAGAGCCAGCGCCCCGCACGTCAAGAACGGTCGCAGCAGCCGCGATCGAGCAACCCGACGCCGGCGAATCGCGAACCGCAATCGACGTCGTATGGTGGAGGCGGTGGGTTTGATGACATGGATGACATTCCCTTCAACGCTTACCTAACGCGACGCGAGTGGGCTGCGATCTGA